The following are encoded together in the Bos javanicus breed banteng chromosome X, ARS-OSU_banteng_1.0, whole genome shotgun sequence genome:
- the LOC133243302 gene encoding uncharacterized protein LOC133243302, with translation MISVRFQGKPFNITVIQVYAPTSNAEEAEVERFYEDLQDLLQLTPKKDVLFIIGDWNAKVASQETPGITGKFGLGIRNEAGQRLIEFCQENAVVIANTHFQQHKRRLYTWTSPDGQHRNQIDYILCSQRWRSSIQLAKTRLGADCGSDHELLIAKFRCKLKTVGKTTRPFRYDLSKIPYNYTVEVRNRFKGLDLRDRVLNELWTEVRDTVQETGIKTIPLEKKCKKAKWLSEEALQIAVKRREAKSKGEKERYKHLNAEFQRIARRDKKAFLSDQCKEIEVNNRIGKTRDLFKKIRDTKGTFHAKMGSIKDRNGMDLTEAEDIKKGGKNTQKNCTKNIFMTKIITMV, from the coding sequence atgatctctgttcgtttccaaggcaaaccattcaatatcacagtaatccaagtctatgccccaaccagtaacgctgaagaagctgaagttgaacggttctatgaagacctacaagaccttttacaactaacacccaaaaaagacgtccttttcattataggggactggaatgcaaaagtagcaagtcaagaaacacctggaataacaggcaaatttggccttggaatacggaatgaagcagggcaaaggctaatagagttttgccaagaaaatgcagtggtcatagcaaatacccacttccaacaacacaagagaagactctacacatggacatcaccagatggtcaacaccgaaatcagattgattatattctttgcagccaaagatggagaagctctatacagttagcaaaaacaagactaggagctgactgtggctcagatcatgaactccttattgccaaattcagatgtaaattgaagacagtagggaaaaccacaagaccattcaggtatgacctaagtaaAATCCcctataattatacagtggaagtgagaaatagatttaagggactagatctgagagatagagtgcttaatgaactatggacggaggttcgtgacactgtacaggagacagggatcaagaccatcccattggaaaagaaatgcaaaaaagcaaaatggctgtctgaggaggccttacaaatagctgtgaaaagaagagaagcgaaaagcaaaggagaaaaggaaagatataagcatctgaatgcagagttccaaagaatagcaagaagagataagaaagccttcctgagtgatcaatgcaaagaaatagaggtaaacaacagaataggaaagactagagatctcttcaagaaaattagagataccaagggaacatttcatgcaaagatgggctcgataaaggacagaaatggtatggacctaacagaagcagaagatattaagaaaggtggcaagaatacacagaagaactgtacaaaaaacatcttcatgaccaagataatcacgatggtgtga
- the TIMM17B gene encoding mitochondrial import inner membrane translocase subunit Tim17-B isoform X2, protein MEDPWRIVDDCGGAFTMGVIGGGVFQAIKGFRNAPVGMRHRLRGSVNAVRIRAPQIGGSFAVWGGLFSTIDCGLVRLRGKEDPWNSITSGALTGAVLAARSGPLAMVGSAMMGGILLALIEGVGILLTRYTAQQFRNAPPFLEDPGQLPSKEGTPGPGYPSYQQYH, encoded by the exons ATGGAGGA CCCATGGAGAATTGTGGATGATTGCGGTGGAGCCTTCACTATGGGTGTTATCGGCGGTGGAGTCTTCCAGGCCATTAAGGGCTTCCGCAATGCCCCTGTC GGAATGCGGCACCGATTGAGAGGCAGTGTCAATGCTGTAAGGATCAGAGCCCCTCAGATTGGAG GTAGCTTCGCTGTGTGGGGGGGCCTATTTTCCACCATCGACTGCGGTCTGGTGCGGCTTCGGGgcaaggaagatccctggaacTCCATCACCAGTGGAGCACTGACCGGGGCTGTGCTGGCTGCCCGCA GTGGCCCATTGGCCATGGTGGGCTCGGCAATGATGGGGGGCATCCTGTTGGCCCTCATCGAGGGTGTTGGCATCCTTCTGACTCGCTATACTGCCCAGCAGTTCCGCAATG CACCCCCATTCCTGGAGGACCCTGGCCAGCTGCCCTCTAAGGAGGGTACCCCAGGCCCAGGCTACCCCAGCTATCAGCAGTACCACTGA
- the TIMM17B gene encoding mitochondrial import inner membrane translocase subunit Tim17-B isoform X1 has protein sequence MEEYAREPCPWRIVDDCGGAFTMGVIGGGVFQAIKGFRNAPVGMRHRLRGSVNAVRIRAPQIGGSFAVWGGLFSTIDCGLVRLRGKEDPWNSITSGALTGAVLAARSGPLAMVGSAMMGGILLALIEGVGILLTRYTAQQFRNAPPFLEDPGQLPSKEGTPGPGYPSYQQYH, from the exons ATGGAGGAGTATGCTCGGGAACCTTG CCCATGGAGAATTGTGGATGATTGCGGTGGAGCCTTCACTATGGGTGTTATCGGCGGTGGAGTCTTCCAGGCCATTAAGGGCTTCCGCAATGCCCCTGTC GGAATGCGGCACCGATTGAGAGGCAGTGTCAATGCTGTAAGGATCAGAGCCCCTCAGATTGGAG GTAGCTTCGCTGTGTGGGGGGGCCTATTTTCCACCATCGACTGCGGTCTGGTGCGGCTTCGGGgcaaggaagatccctggaacTCCATCACCAGTGGAGCACTGACCGGGGCTGTGCTGGCTGCCCGCA GTGGCCCATTGGCCATGGTGGGCTCGGCAATGATGGGGGGCATCCTGTTGGCCCTCATCGAGGGTGTTGGCATCCTTCTGACTCGCTATACTGCCCAGCAGTTCCGCAATG CACCCCCATTCCTGGAGGACCCTGGCCAGCTGCCCTCTAAGGAGGGTACCCCAGGCCCAGGCTACCCCAGCTATCAGCAGTACCACTGA
- the PQBP1 gene encoding polyglutamine-binding protein 1 isoform X3, translating into MRFSRGFPLNTAPPPGWNGFDQRVFNRGTGKYGIKGNVEWSVLHRTFFCRHTILAPFNGARVRETKWRGAEDNKSLNVFRVWDVALCGPCLPHPPPTAGRGAAATVPTPMPLAVPRFPSILLHGAGVRPRSIAKPWPGHTSTGNVNRRPSILPIPGQRFGCFARLQTKAHTHWLGRFASSFHCVSVVQLPLSSGREKLILCFGRRESCGPGAHRDDEREVASWTVVHYLRDCIAVFGGRWVKPFWVAGEPRLASWAMGGAWA; encoded by the exons ATGCGTTTTTCCAGGGGATTTCCGCTCAACACCGCACCACCCCCTGGCTGGAATGGATTCGACCAGCGTGTCTTTAACAGAGGGACTGGGAAGTACGGAATCAAGGGAAACGTGGAGTGGTCCGTCCTGCACCGCACCTTCTTCTGCAGGCACACAATTTTGGCCCCTTTTAACGGAGCCCGAGTAAGAGAAACCAAGTGGAGAGGAGCAGAAGACAACAAAAGTCTAAATGTCTTCCGAGTCTGGGACGTGGCGCTGTGTGGCCCGTGCCTCCCCCACCCGCCTCCCACCGCTGGCCGTGGCGCCGCAGCAACAGTCCCGACACCTATGCCCCTCGCTGTACCAAGGTTCCCGAGCATACTCCTCCATGGCGCCGGCGTCCGGCCGCGCAGTATCGCTAAACCCTGGCCAGGCCACACCTCCACTGGAAACGTAAACAGGCGCCCGAGCATTCTACCTATCCCAGGGCAACGGTTCGGTTGTTTCGCCAGACTTCAGACCAAAGCGCACACTCATTGGCTAGGCAGGTTTGCGTCATCTTTTCACTGCGTGAGTGTCGTCCAGTTACCTCTAAGCTCGGGGAGAGAGAAACTCATTCTGTGCTTTGGGAGAAGAGAGTCGTGTGGTCCTGGCGCTCATAGAGACGACGAGAGAGAGGTGGCCAGTTGGACAGTCGTCCACTACTTGCGTGACTGTATTG CAGTCTTTGGGGGACGTTGGGTGAAACCATTTTGGGTCGCGGGGGAGCCGCGCTTGGCCTCTTGGGCGATGGGCGGAGCCTGGGCCTAG